One Ananas comosus cultivar F153 linkage group 1, ASM154086v1, whole genome shotgun sequence DNA window includes the following coding sequences:
- the LOC109712087 gene encoding probable Xaa-Pro aminopeptidase P, whose protein sequence is MADPLDALRALMTSHSPPLDALVVPSEDNHQSEYVSERDKRRQFVSGFTGSAGLALITMSEALLWTDGRYFLQATQQLSNRWKLMRIGEDPGVETWIADNLPSAAVVGIDPWCVSVETAQRYEHAFAKNKQKLFQLSTNLVDEVWKDRPPVEIRPVSIHPLEVAGHSVAEKLEDLREKLLQEKTNGIVITTLDEVAWLYNVRGNDVAYCPVIHAYAIVTLQSAFFYVDKRKVSTEIQAYMTENGIEIKDYGSVDLDVSLLGSGKLKSNGAHGVEENGKDVTGPVENAAEETKNNRIWIDPNSCSLALYSKLAADQVFMQPSPLALAKAVKNHAELDGLRKAHIRDGAAVVQYLVWLDNQMQEIYGAAGYFNEPDGSNTRKHSNSVKLPEVSVSNKLEGFRAKQEHFRGLSFPTISSVGPNAAVIHYSPEPSTCSELDADKIYLFDSGAQYLDGTTDITRTVHFGKPSAHEKSCYTAVLKGHIALDTAIFPNGTTGHALDILARTPLWKNGLDYRHGTGHGIGSYLNVHEGPHLISFKPHARNVPLQSSMTVTDEPGYYEDGSFGIRLENVLIVNEANTKFNFGEKGYLEFEHITWAPYQKKLMDLTLLNVDEIKWVNSYHAECRKVLAPYMNEQEMEWLQKATEPISVKEVS, encoded by the exons GTTTGGCTCTCATAACAATGAGTGAGGCATTGCTGTGGACGGATGGACGATATTTCTTGCAAGCGACACAACAGCTTAGCAATCGATGGAAGCTTATGCGTATAGGAGAAGACCCGGGAGTTGAAACTTGGATAGCTGAT AATCTACCAAGTGCCGCTGTTGTTGGAATCGATCCATGGTGTGTGTCTGTGGAAACTGCTCAAAGATATGAACATGCTTTTGCGAAGAATAAACAGAAACTATTTCAGCTGTCCACTAATTTGGTGGATGAAGTTTGGAAGGACCGTCCTCCTGTGGAAATTCGGCCTGTATCTATACATCCATTAGAAGTTGCAGGGCATAGTGTAGCAGAAAAGTTAGAGGACTTGAGAGAAAAGCTACTGCAAGAGAAAACTAATGGCATTGTTATCACAACTCTTGATGAG GTTGCTTGGTTGTACAATGTTCGAGGGAATGATGTAGCGTACTGCCCGGTGATTCATGCTTATGCTATTGTGACATTGCAATCTGCTTTCTTTTATGTGGACAAAAGAAAAGTTTCTACGGAG ATACAGGCTTACATGACTGAAAATGGAATAGAAATCAAGGATTATGGCAGTGTCGACTTAGATGTAAGCTTGCTTGGATCTGGGAAACTGAAATCCAATGGAGCTCATGGAGTTGAAGAAAATGGAAAAGATGTGACAGGACCTGTTGAAAATGCAGCGGAAGAGACAAAAAACAACAGAATTTGGATTGATCCAAATTCATGCTCTCTCGCCCTGTACTCAAAGTTAGCTGCTGATCAGGTCTTCATGCAGCCATCACCTTTGGCTCTCGCAAAAGCTGTTAAG AATCATGCAGAACTGGATGGCTTACGGAAGGCGCATATTCGGGATGGTGCTGCTGTTGTCCAATATCTAGTTTGGCTAGATAATCAG ATGCAGGAGATATATGGAGCTGCTGGTTACTTCAATGAGCCAGATGGGTCAAACACGAGAAAACATTC AAATTCTGTAAAACTTCCTGAGGTATCTGTGAGTAACAAACTAGAGGGTTTTCGTGCCAAGCAAGAG CACTTCAGAGGATTGAGTTTTCCTACCATTTCATCAGTTGGTCCAAATGCAGCAGTCATTCACTATTCTCCAGAGCCAAGTACATGTTCTGAACTTGATGCTGACAAAATATACCTATTTGATTCGGGAGCACAG TATCTGGATGGTACAACGGATATAACAAGGACTGTCCATTTTGGGAAACCTTCGGCACATGAAAAATCATGCTATACTGCT GTCCTGAAAGGCCATATTGCGTTGGACACTGCCATATTTCCTAATGGGACAACTG GTCATGCTCTTGATATTCTTGCTCGGACTCCTTTATGGAAGAATGGTCTTGATTATCGACATGGTACAGGTCATGGAATTGGGTCATATCTAAATGTTCATGAAG GACCGCATCTAATTAGTTTCAAGCCTCATGCTCGGAATGTGCCATTGCAATCGTCGATGACTGTGACAGATG AACCTGGTTATTATGAAGATGGGAGCTTTGGTATAAGGTTGGAGAACGTTCTTATAGTCAACGAGGCTAATACGAAGTTCAATTTTGGTGAAAAGGGCTATTTAGAGTTTGAGCACATAACATGG GCCCCATACCAGAAGAAACTAATGGACCTGACCTTGCTGAACGTCGACGAGATTAAATGGGTGAACTCATACCATGCTGAATGCAGAAAAGTTTTAGCACCATATATGAATGAGCAGGAAATGGAGTGGCTTCAAAAGGCTACAGAACCTATCAGCGTAAAGGAAGTGTCTTAA